One Candidatus Eisenbacteria bacterium genomic window, CGGTGGAGCTCGGCGTGTATCTCGCGCGCTCGGCGAACACCGGGATCTCGCTCATCGCCGACCCGCGAGGGCGTGTGGTGAAGCGCCTCGGGCTCTACGAGAAGGGGTACGCTGCGGCGGAGGTGGTCCCGACAACGGCCGACACCTTCTACGCGCGGCACGGGGATTGGCTCCCGAAGCTCGAGCTCGTGCTCGCGGGGCTCTTTCTCCTCGTCGCGCTCCTTCGCCGCGCCGGCGCCGAACCGTCCGCGAGGGAACGGTGAGCGGGCCGGCGGGAGCGGTGCCGCCCGAACTCGACCTGCGCTGCTTTCGTCTCGATCTCCGCTACGACGGGACCGATTTCGACGGCTGGCAGGTGCAGCCGGGGCGCCGGACGGTGCAGGGGGAGCTCGAGCGCGCGCTCGAGAGCGTCCTCGAGGAGAAGGTCCGCGTTCTCGGCGCCGGGCGGACCGATGCCGGAGTGCACGCTCTTCGCCAGGTCGCCCACTTCCGATCCCGGACCGCTCTCCCCGCGTCCGTGATCGAGAGGGCGCTCCGCGGGCTTCTCCCGGAGGATCTCCTCGTCCTCTCCGCGGCTGAGGCGCCTCCGGACTTCGACTCCCGCCGCGACGCGCGCTTTCGGGCCTATCGGTATCGAATCCTGCGCGGCCGGGACCCGCTCCGGCGCCGCTTCGTCTGGGAGGTCGGGTTTCGTCTCGACGTCGGGCATCTTCGGGAGGGGGCTCGCTCGTTCGTCGGCCCGATCGACGCGACCTCCTTCGCGGACGCCTCCCGAAAGGACCGCATGAACCGGGTCGTGGTGGAGGCGTCGGGATGGCGCGAGCGGGGCCCGGAGCTCCATTATGAAATTCTCGCGAACCGCTTCGTTCACCACATGGTTCGTACTATAGTAGGGACGCTGGTGGAGGTGGGCCGGGGGTTCCGCTCCCCGGACGACATCGGCGCCGTTCTCGCCGCGCGCGATCGACGCCTGGCCGGGCCGACCGCCCCGGCGCGCGGGCTGCATCTGGTGGAGATCGGCTACGCCGCCGCCGGCGCGGACCCTTTCCCGCTCGAAGGAGAAACCGATGAGAATCTTCCTTGATTCCGCCAGCGTGAAGGAGATCCGCGAGGCGGCCGCCCTCGGGATCGCGGACGGCGTGACGACGAACCCGACCCTCCTCGCGAAGGAAGGCGGAGACCCGCGCCGGATCCTCGCGGCGATCGCGGAGATCGTCGAGGGGCCCGTGAACGCCGAGGTTCTCGGAACCGATCACGAGACGATCGTCCGCGAGGGGCGGAAGCTTCGCGCGATCGCGCCGAACATCTGCGTGAAGATCCCGGTCACGAAGGACGGCCTTCGCGCGGTGCGCGTTCTCTCCGAAGAGGGGATCGACACGACCGTGACGCTCGTCTTCTCGTCGAGCCAAGCGCTTCTCGCCGCGAAGGCGGGCGCGACCTACGTCTGTCCGTTCGTCGGAAGGCTCGACGATTGCGGCCATGTCGGCACGGACCTCATTCGCGAGATCGCGGCGATCTACCAGAACTACCCGATCCCGACGGAAATCCTCGCGGCGAGCATCCGGAGCCCGATCCACGTCGTCGAGTCGGCGCTCGCGGGCGCGCACATCGCGACGATCCCCTTCGGCGTCGCCCTGCAGATGCTCCGGCATCCGCTGACCGACATCGGGATCGAGAAGTTTCTTGAGGACTGGAAGAAATCGGGGCTCACACTTGACTAGGCGAATCACGAATCGGTCGGGCGCGTTGGCGCGCGCAATCCTGCTTCTTGTCTTCAGCTTTGGGGTGGGGGCCGCCGCCGTTCTTCTCCTTCTCCAGCGTGCGCCGCACCTCGCCGAGGATCCGGACGCTCCTTCCCTCGCTGTTCCGGTCCCCGCGGCGGTCGCCCCGGACACCGGCCGCTCGATCCACGAGGACCGCCGCAGCGCGATCGTGATCGCCGCCGAGAGGGTGAGCCCGGCGGTCGTCACCGTCTCGGTGAAGAAGACGCGCATCGTTCGGTCGAGCCCCTTCTTCCGCTCGCATGACGACTTCTTCAACCAGTTTCTCCGCGATTTCTTGCCGTATCGAGAATATGCACAGCAAGTAGCGAGCATGGGGTCGGGCGTCATCTTCGACGAGCGCGGGTACATCTTCACGAACTCGCACGTGATCCAAGGAGCGGACCAGATCGAGGTCGTCCTCGGCGACGGGCGCACGTTCGAGGGGAAGATCGTCGGAACGGATCCCTCGTACGATCTCGCGCTCATTCAAATCGAAGGGACCGATCTTCCGGTCGCGCCGCTCGGCGATTCGGAGAACCTCTCGATCGGCGAGTGGGCGATCGCGATCGGGAACCCGTTCGGATACCTCCTGAACAACACGCAGCCCTCGGTGACCGCCGGCGTGATCAGCGCCGTGCACCGCGATGTGCGCGCGGGGGATTCGGGAGGGGGCATCTACAAAGACATGATCCAAACGGACGCCGCGATCAACCCGGGGAACAGCGGCGGGCCGCTCGTGAACGGCGCCGGCGAGGTGATCGGCATCAACACGTTCATCTTCACGAGCGGGGGCGGCTCGCTCGGCATGGGCTTCGCGATCCCGATCAACACCGCCAAGGGGATCGTGGAAGAGCTGATCCTTTACGGCGAGGTGCGGAACGTGTGGGTCGGCGTGCGCGTCCAGGAGATGACGCGGCGCGCGGCGCAGATGCTCGGCCTCCGTTCGCTCGAAGGAGTGCTCGTGACGTACGTGGACGAGGGGAGCCCGGCCGCCGAGGCGGGGATGGAGGTGTGGGACGTGATCGTCCGCGTGAACGGCGAGCCGGTGCGCGGGGTCGAGGAGGCGCGCCGCGCGCTCTTCGGCGTGCGCGTCGGGGACCGTCTCCGGCTCGAGGTGCTTCGGAAGGGAGAGAAGCTCCGCTTCGAGCTTGTCTTGAAGGAGTACGCTTCTCGAAGAAGGGGGGGGAGCGGATGATCCGCCGCTACACGCGGCCCGAGATGGGAGCGGTCTGGGAGGACGAGCGGCGCTTCTCGCACTGGCTCCGGATCGAGATCGCCGTCGCCGAGGCGATGGCGCGGCGCGGGACGGTCCCAGAGGAAGCGGTCCGCGCGATCCGAGCGAGCGCCCGCTTCGACGTCGCGCGCATCGCGGAGATCGAGAGTGAGACGCGGCATGATGTGATCGCGTTTCTCGAGTGCGTGG contains:
- the truA gene encoding tRNA pseudouridine(38-40) synthase TruA, with translation MSGPAGAVPPELDLRCFRLDLRYDGTDFDGWQVQPGRRTVQGELERALESVLEEKVRVLGAGRTDAGVHALRQVAHFRSRTALPASVIERALRGLLPEDLLVLSAAEAPPDFDSRRDARFRAYRYRILRGRDPLRRRFVWEVGFRLDVGHLREGARSFVGPIDATSFADASRKDRMNRVVVEASGWRERGPELHYEILANRFVHHMVRTIVGTLVEVGRGFRSPDDIGAVLAARDRRLAGPTAPARGLHLVEIGYAAAGADPFPLEGETDENLP
- the fsa gene encoding fructose-6-phosphate aldolase; the protein is MRIFLDSASVKEIREAAALGIADGVTTNPTLLAKEGGDPRRILAAIAEIVEGPVNAEVLGTDHETIVREGRKLRAIAPNICVKIPVTKDGLRAVRVLSEEGIDTTVTLVFSSSQALLAAKAGATYVCPFVGRLDDCGHVGTDLIREIAAIYQNYPIPTEILAASIRSPIHVVESALAGAHIATIPFGVALQMLRHPLTDIGIEKFLEDWKKSGLTLD
- a CDS encoding trypsin-like peptidase domain-containing protein, yielding MTRRITNRSGALARAILLLVFSFGVGAAAVLLLLQRAPHLAEDPDAPSLAVPVPAAVAPDTGRSIHEDRRSAIVIAAERVSPAVVTVSVKKTRIVRSSPFFRSHDDFFNQFLRDFLPYREYAQQVASMGSGVIFDERGYIFTNSHVIQGADQIEVVLGDGRTFEGKIVGTDPSYDLALIQIEGTDLPVAPLGDSENLSIGEWAIAIGNPFGYLLNNTQPSVTAGVISAVHRDVRAGDSGGGIYKDMIQTDAAINPGNSGGPLVNGAGEVIGINTFIFTSGGGSLGMGFAIPINTAKGIVEELILYGEVRNVWVGVRVQEMTRRAAQMLGLRSLEGVLVTYVDEGSPAAEAGMEVWDVIVRVNGEPVRGVEEARRALFGVRVGDRLRLEVLRKGEKLRFELVLKEYASRRRGGSG